In Leptodesmis sichuanensis A121, the following are encoded in one genomic region:
- a CDS encoding ABC transporter ATP-binding protein: MLHLKNLTYHPTASHTPILKGINLQVAPKQLTLIIGPSGSGKSTLLEILAGLAEKTQGDIYWREQELTPLHLQQLSGLVFQFPERHFCGGTILEELRLGHPELTRDRIQQALTEVGLEHLALSTSPQSLSGGQQRRLALAVQLIRQPHLLLLDEPTAGLDWSMRRQLVNLLAKLKTHWSLLVVSHDASELVDIADQCWILSHGELSAVSPERLKASKNQPLIAT; the protein is encoded by the coding sequence ATGCTACATCTGAAAAATCTGACTTATCACCCCACTGCCAGCCACACCCCAATTCTGAAAGGGATTAATTTACAGGTCGCCCCCAAGCAACTGACATTGATCATTGGCCCCAGTGGATCGGGCAAAAGCACCCTGTTAGAAATTCTGGCTGGGTTAGCAGAGAAGACTCAGGGGGATATTTATTGGCGAGAACAGGAATTGACCCCACTCCACTTGCAACAACTGAGTGGGCTGGTGTTTCAGTTTCCCGAACGGCATTTCTGCGGTGGCACCATTCTGGAAGAGTTGCGGTTGGGCCACCCTGAACTGACCCGCGATCGCATCCAACAAGCTCTTACTGAAGTGGGACTGGAACATTTAGCCCTCAGTACATCTCCTCAATCCCTGAGTGGTGGGCAGCAACGGCGACTGGCTCTGGCCGTACAACTGATCCGACAGCCGCATCTGCTGTTACTGGATGAACCAACGGCTGGCCTGGATTGGTCGATGCGACGGCAACTGGTAAATCTGCTGGCCAAACTGAAAACCCACTGGAGTTTGCTGGTAGTTTCCCACGATGCGAGTGAGTTGGTGGATATTGCTGACCAATGCTGGATACTCAGCCACGGCGAACTCTCTGCCGTTTCTCCAGAACGCTTAAAAGCCAGCAAAAACCAACCCCTGATTGCAACATGA
- the rsmG gene encoding 16S rRNA (guanine(527)-N(7))-methyltransferase RsmG, producing the protein MTLPADAPHLPNCPDRWLSTLSWQPDARQQSQFQQLYTGILEGNRQLNLTRITDPIDFWEKHLWDSLRGIQPWLQNADGVEDGSKIQNSKFKIQNSSHLSVIDIGTGAGFPGLPVAIAQPTWTVTVLDSTRKKIEFLKYLLAALKLSNVQTLVERAEPVGQSLTYRETFDLALIRAVATAPVCAEYALPLLKIGGVAVLYRGQWTPEENAQLDQAVDLLGGTVEQVDQFVTPISHSDRTCLYLRKVAATPPTYPRAIGIPSQKPLPIHP; encoded by the coding sequence ATGACTCTTCCTGCTGATGCGCCTCATCTGCCCAACTGTCCCGATCGCTGGTTGAGTACCCTATCCTGGCAGCCCGATGCTCGTCAGCAAAGCCAGTTTCAGCAACTCTATACAGGCATTCTGGAAGGGAATCGCCAGTTAAATTTGACCCGCATCACCGACCCCATCGATTTTTGGGAGAAGCACCTGTGGGATTCCCTGCGCGGCATTCAACCCTGGCTACAAAATGCTGATGGAGTCGAGGATGGATCCAAAATTCAAAATTCAAAATTCAAAATTCAAAATTCTTCCCATCTCTCGGTGATTGACATTGGCACTGGAGCCGGATTTCCTGGGCTTCCCGTCGCGATCGCCCAACCCACCTGGACGGTCACTGTATTAGATTCGACTCGCAAGAAAATTGAGTTTCTGAAGTATCTGCTGGCAGCCCTGAAGCTCTCCAATGTTCAGACGCTTGTTGAACGAGCAGAACCAGTAGGCCAATCTTTAACCTACCGGGAAACCTTTGATCTGGCCCTGATTCGAGCAGTAGCGACGGCTCCAGTTTGTGCAGAGTATGCCTTACCCTTGCTTAAGATCGGAGGGGTTGCTGTGCTCTATCGCGGCCAGTGGACTCCGGAGGAAAATGCTCAACTCGATCAAGCCGTAGACTTGCTAGGTGGCACTGTAGAACAGGTGGATCAATTTGTCACCCCGATTTCCCACAGCGATCGCACCTGTCTGTATCTCCGAAAGGTGGCAGCCACCCCTCCAACTTATCCTCGCGCGATTGGCATTCCCAGCCAAAAACCCTTGCCCATCCACCCTTGA